Within Thermococcus indicus, the genomic segment GACGAGGGAGGATGAAAGAGAAAAACAGCTTGAAGAAATCCTGGAGTGGCGGAAGCAGGAAATACAGCGCCCGTTCTTTGACAGACTTGCGGATGCCATGCTGCGCTACTTTAAGGGTCCCATAGAGTCCCTAACCAAATCCCTCAGGGGTCTGGATGAGGACCTTTACCGTGCCAGCATGACAACGCCCAAGGAAAAATACGTTGCCCTCATGATTCTTGTGGCTATCTTCTCCGCGGTGTTCTTAGCCCTGTTTGGGTATCTGCTCTACCTGACACCCGACATAATAGTCCTGCTGTCGGTCCTTGGGTTTATCGGTGGATTCATGTACATGAGGCACTACCCCCGCATGGTATGGAAGAGACGTGTGGTGGAGGTGGAGCGCGCCCTCCCCTACGCCCTCAGGCACATGGCTTCCCTTCTCAGCGCCGGTGTCGGTATCGCGGAGGCCATGCTCTCGGTGTCCAGGGCGGATTACGGCCCGATCTCCGAGGAGTTCGAGTTCATACTGATGGAGATGAGGACGGGTTCTTCCTTTGAAGACGCCCTAACGAAGTTCGAGCAGAAGATGGCGTCTGAAAGCGTCAGCAGGGTCGTTAAGCAGATACTGAGGGCGGTCAAGTTCGGCGGCAATCTCTCCGAGATACTTTATAAAATGGCGGAGGATTTCTCCTTTGAGTACCGGATGAAGCTGGTTGAGTACGTCCAGAAAGTCAACGGTATCTCCTTCGTCTACATGTTCCTTACCATAGTCATGCCCACTATGTTCGTCGTGGGTATTCTGGCAGGTTCCATCATGTCCAAGCACCTCGTCATGCCCCCGGAGGCCCTCGCGGTGATACTGCTCTTCGCGTTCCCCGGGGTGTCGTTCATAATTATCAACATGATCAAGAAGGGAGAGCCCAGGTGATTACCATGCCCCGTGGAGTAACGTCCCTGCTTGTCTCTGCGTTTCAGCGAATCCTTCCCCAGAAGTGGGTGAAGCGTTATGAGAT encodes:
- a CDS encoding type II secretion system F family protein, whose product is MGVFDAVVNFLERLGGKTIEVAEKPVRRIPEGRSVQERLKALKQLQKEMETETREDEREKQLEEILEWRKQEIQRPFFDRLADAMLRYFKGPIESLTKSLRGLDEDLYRASMTTPKEKYVALMILVAIFSAVFLALFGYLLYLTPDIIVLLSVLGFIGGFMYMRHYPRMVWKRRVVEVERALPYALRHMASLLSAGVGIAEAMLSVSRADYGPISEEFEFILMEMRTGSSFEDALTKFEQKMASESVSRVVKQILRAVKFGGNLSEILYKMAEDFSFEYRMKLVEYVQKVNGISFVYMFLTIVMPTMFVVGILAGSIMSKHLVMPPEALAVILLFAFPGVSFIIINMIKKGEPR